The Rickettsiales bacterium genome has a segment encoding these proteins:
- a CDS encoding ribose-phosphate pyrophosphokinase — protein MTGLKLLSGNSNPELAKAISENLKVPLMKADVKRFADNEVWVEVQENVRGEDVFLIQSTCFPTNDNVMELLICLDALRRASAKRITAVIPYFGYARQDRKPGPRTPISAKLMANIITSAGANRVLTMDLHAAQIQGFFDIPLDNLYSLPAFVKEITDEHKDLSDVIVVSPDVGGVARARSLSKKLNDVDLAIVDKRREKAGVSEVMNIIGDVEGKHCIIFDDIADSAGTLCNAAKALKEKGAKSVKAYITHGVLSGKAVERVKNSSLEALYITDSIPLSEEGKKESKIKTISVAPLIAKGIQSIFNETSISALFD, from the coding sequence ATGACAGGGCTTAAATTACTTTCTGGTAATAGCAATCCAGAGCTTGCAAAGGCGATTTCTGAAAATCTCAAAGTGCCGCTAATGAAGGCAGATGTTAAGCGTTTTGCAGATAATGAAGTTTGGGTTGAAGTTCAGGAAAATGTTCGTGGTGAAGATGTTTTTTTGATTCAATCAACTTGCTTTCCAACTAATGATAATGTGATGGAATTGCTGATTTGTCTCGATGCATTGCGTAGGGCTTCTGCCAAGCGGATTACGGCGGTTATCCCATATTTTGGCTATGCTAGGCAAGATAGAAAACCGGGGCCAAGAACACCAATTTCTGCAAAATTAATGGCGAATATCATAACCTCAGCCGGTGCAAATAGAGTTCTAACCATGGATTTACACGCCGCACAAATCCAAGGTTTTTTTGATATTCCTCTTGATAATTTATATTCCCTCCCAGCTTTCGTGAAGGAAATCACAGATGAACATAAAGATTTATCTGATGTAATTGTTGTATCCCCTGATGTTGGTGGGGTTGCAAGGGCAAGATCGCTTTCCAAAAAGCTTAATGATGTAGATTTAGCAATCGTTGACAAACGCCGTGAAAAAGCTGGCGTTTCAGAGGTTATGAATATAATTGGCGATGTTGAAGGTAAGCATTGCATTATATTTGATGATATCGCGGATTCCGCAGGAACGCTATGTAACGCCGCAAAAGCACTTAAAGAAAAGGGCGCAAAATCAGTAAAAGCCTATATTACGCACGGCGTTTTATCTGGCAAAGCGGTTGAAAGGGTTAAAAATTCATCGCTTGAAGCACTTTATATCACTGATTCAATTCCATTAAGTGAGGAAGGCAAAAAAGAAAGTAAAATTAAAACAATTTCCGTTGCGCCCCTTATTGCGAAAGGCATTCAGAGTATATTTAATGAAACTTCGATCTCCGCACTTTTTGATTAA
- a CDS encoding aminotransferase class I/II-fold pyridoxal phosphate-dependent enzyme, producing the protein MKKNSLNNLFLQEIEKAKSEDRFRELSISERKSPAKIFRDNKEYISFSCNDYLGLANDKRLILASKKATDEYGTGAGASRLITGNNKLYKDLEDNISKLNSTDETLVFSSGYLTNLGIISAIFGKNDLLVIDKLSHSCIIEGSFLSGAEVKRFHHNNYKNLEQILEKNRKNFKNCGIITEAVFSMDGDRADLEKINKIAKKYDSFVIADFAHDINFSAQKYSIKNENFIKIGTLSKAFAGLGGYASGVKNIKSFLVNKCKPLIFSTALPPSVLASNNKAVEIVLSNKNIGKFALENAKYFYGLMKKKNSDFIIKEPESQIIPIIIGDSKKAVSMSKKLAENGFLVHAIRPPTIPKNTARLRFSFSNSHTKEQIENLVEAINL; encoded by the coding sequence TTGAAAAAAAATTCATTAAATAACTTATTTTTACAAGAAATTGAAAAGGCGAAATCAGAGGATAGATTTAGGGAATTAAGCATTTCTGAAAGAAAAAGCCCTGCAAAAATATTTCGTGATAATAAAGAATATATCAGCTTTTCTTGTAATGATTATCTTGGGCTTGCGAATGATAAAAGGTTAATTCTAGCGAGCAAAAAAGCTACTGATGAATATGGCACGGGTGCAGGTGCAAGCAGGCTTATAACGGGCAATAATAAATTATACAAAGATCTTGAAGATAATATTTCTAAGCTAAATTCAACAGATGAAACTTTGGTTTTTTCTAGCGGATATCTTACAAATCTTGGCATTATTTCAGCAATTTTTGGTAAAAATGATTTGCTTGTCATTGATAAATTAAGCCATTCTTGCATTATTGAAGGCAGTTTTTTAAGTGGTGCAGAAGTTAAAAGATTTCATCATAATAATTATAAAAATTTAGAGCAGATTTTAGAAAAAAATCGTAAAAACTTCAAAAATTGCGGAATTATTACTGAGGCCGTTTTTAGTATGGACGGCGACAGAGCTGATCTTGAAAAAATAAATAAAATAGCCAAAAAATATGATTCTTTTGTGATTGCTGATTTCGCTCATGATATTAATTTTTCTGCCCAAAAATATTCCATAAAAAATGAAAATTTTATTAAGATTGGAACTCTCTCCAAAGCCTTTGCAGGCTTAGGCGGCTATGCAAGCGGCGTTAAAAACATTAAGAGTTTTTTAGTTAATAAATGTAAGCCTCTAATTTTTTCCACAGCACTTCCACCTTCAGTTTTAGCAAGCAACAACAAAGCGGTTGAAATTGTTTTAAGTAATAAAAATATCGGAAAATTTGCATTAGAAAATGCAAAATATTTTTATGGTTTAATGAAAAAGAAAAATTCTGATTTCATTATAAAAGAGCCAGAATCTCAAATAATTCCGATAATTATCGGCGATAGTAAAAAAGCAGTTTCGATGAGTAAAAAACTGGCAGAAAATGGGTTTTTAGTTCACGCAATTCGTCCACCAACTATACCAAAAAACACAGCTAGGCTTAGGTTTTCCTTCTCAAACTCACACACAAAAGAGCAAATTGAAAATTTAGTGGAAGCAATTAATCTATAA
- the glmS gene encoding glutamine--fructose-6-phosphate transaminase (isomerizing), translating to MCGIIGVTGRIDSAEIVVEGLRRLEYRGYDSAGVAVSQNGKISRVRSEGKIKNLEKVLGVNPLKSQLAIGHTRWATHGAPSERNAHPHATDKVAVVHNGIIENYLHIRAELQKLGAEFHSETDTEIIPHLITKYLNDGNSKKEAVIKAVHRLEGAYALGIIFADDDKTIFATRHGAPLVVGYGNSENYIASDALALAPLTSKICYLEEGDIAEITPKNIIIYNRKGEEVARKIQQSNLSAINIGKENYRHFMQKEIFEQPSVIGDNFHAYFNGVQNTISMPNLPFDLSEISAVTIIGCGTSYYAGKVATYWFERLAKIQATAEVASEFRYREAILQKNGMCIFLSQSGETADTLAALKYAKSQGQKTIAIVNVTQSSIAREADYVLPIYSGPEIGVASTKAFTTQLCTLAFLMLKTAKKKNPSQVDLYNNSARIMLEIPSLISQILESDKHIEKIAAELSGYRDILYVGRGVSYPIAMEGALKLKEISYIHSEATAAGELKHGPIALIDENVPVVAIAPTDELFDKTASNIREIAARGGKIILISDKLGIDNLKDVTAHAIEMPMIDCSRVAFICQIISPIIYSVPVQLLAYYVAVAKGTDVDQPRNLAKSVTVE from the coding sequence ATGTGCGGAATTATTGGTGTTACTGGCAGAATTGATTCTGCTGAAATTGTTGTGGAAGGCTTAAGAAGGCTTGAATATCGCGGATATGATTCCGCAGGAGTTGCAGTCAGCCAAAATGGGAAAATTTCAAGGGTTCGCTCTGAAGGTAAAATCAAAAACCTTGAAAAAGTTCTTGGAGTAAATCCGCTTAAATCTCAGCTTGCGATTGGCCATACAAGGTGGGCAACTCACGGCGCTCCATCTGAAAGAAACGCTCACCCGCACGCCACAGATAAAGTTGCGGTGGTGCATAATGGAATTATTGAAAATTACCTTCACATCAGGGCGGAGCTTCAAAAATTAGGGGCAGAATTTCATAGCGAAACTGATACGGAGATTATTCCGCATTTAATTACAAAATATCTAAATGATGGCAACAGCAAGAAGGAAGCCGTTATCAAGGCGGTGCATCGCTTAGAAGGTGCTTATGCACTTGGTATAATTTTTGCTGATGATGATAAAACAATTTTCGCCACAAGGCACGGCGCACCTTTGGTTGTGGGTTACGGCAATTCTGAAAATTATATCGCCTCTGATGCGTTAGCACTAGCACCACTCACCTCAAAAATTTGTTATCTTGAAGAGGGTGACATTGCAGAAATTACGCCAAAAAATATTATAATTTACAATAGAAAAGGCGAAGAAGTAGCACGGAAAATCCAGCAATCAAACCTCTCCGCAATAAATATCGGTAAGGAAAATTATCGCCATTTTATGCAGAAGGAAATTTTTGAGCAGCCAAGCGTTATTGGTGATAATTTCCATGCATATTTTAATGGTGTTCAAAACACAATTTCAATGCCGAATTTACCATTTGATTTATCTGAAATTTCTGCGGTTACAATAATTGGTTGTGGCACTTCATATTACGCTGGAAAGGTTGCTACATATTGGTTTGAAAGACTTGCAAAAATTCAAGCAACGGCAGAAGTAGCATCAGAATTTAGATATAGAGAAGCAATTTTACAGAAAAACGGAATGTGTATTTTTCTCTCGCAATCAGGTGAAACGGCGGATACTTTAGCGGCTCTCAAATATGCAAAATCGCAAGGTCAGAAAACTATTGCGATTGTTAATGTAACACAAAGCTCTATAGCTCGTGAAGCAGATTATGTTCTGCCAATTTATAGTGGCCCTGAAATAGGCGTTGCATCAACAAAAGCCTTCACAACTCAGCTTTGCACTTTGGCGTTTTTGATGTTGAAAACTGCCAAGAAAAAAAATCCATCACAGGTTGATTTATATAATAATTCCGCTCGGATAATGCTTGAAATTCCCTCGCTAATTTCACAAATTTTGGAGAGCGATAAACATATAGAAAAAATCGCAGCCGAGCTTTCTGGCTATCGCGATATTTTATATGTTGGGCGTGGTGTTTCATATCCGATTGCTATGGAAGGTGCGTTAAAACTCAAGGAAATCTCGTATATTCATAGTGAAGCAACTGCCGCTGGAGAGTTAAAACACGGGCCTATAGCCCTTATTGATGAAAATGTGCCAGTGGTTGCGATTGCCCCAACTGATGAATTGTTTGATAAAACCGCCTCAAATATTAGGGAAATTGCCGCAAGGGGCGGAAAAATAATTCTAATCAGCGATAAACTTGGGATTGACAATTTGAAAGATGTTACTGCTCACGCAATAGAAATGCCAATGATTGATTGTAGCAGAGTAGCTTTCATCTGCCAAATTATTTCTCCAATAATTTATTCAGTGCCAGTGCAGTTGCTTGCATATTATGTTGCAGTTGCGAAGGGAACAGATGTTGATCAACCCCGCAATCTCGCAAAAAGCGTAACAGTTGAGTAG
- the htpX gene encoding zinc metalloprotease HtpX, whose translation MPAYTKTFILIAGLTAFMGFVGALIGGQSGMIIAIFIAFLMNFFAYYNSDKIVLKMYKAEPIEKSQSPEIFEMVEKLSHNAEIPMPKIYIINNPQPNAFATGRNPENGVVAVTTGLLNILNKDEIEGVIAHEIAHIKNRDTLIMTITATIAGAISMISNFAMFFGGGNNQENRNQNGFVILIVSIIAPIAAMLVQMAISRTREYQADEIGAKISGKPLALASALQKISGKAQIIDNQTAEENPATAHMFIINPLHARAVDGLFSTHPNPANRIEKLKQMAGENNFNQANEIDYNKVTKKGSF comes from the coding sequence ATGCCTGCATATACAAAAACATTTATCTTAATTGCTGGCTTAACCGCTTTTATGGGGTTTGTCGGTGCTTTAATTGGCGGCCAGAGTGGAATGATAATCGCCATTTTTATCGCATTTTTGATGAATTTTTTTGCTTATTATAACTCTGATAAAATAGTTCTAAAAATGTATAAGGCTGAGCCGATTGAAAAATCGCAGTCGCCTGAAATATTTGAAATGGTTGAAAAATTATCGCACAACGCTGAAATTCCGATGCCGAAGATTTATATTATTAATAATCCGCAACCGAACGCATTTGCAACAGGCAGAAACCCTGAAAATGGTGTGGTTGCTGTAACTACTGGCTTATTAAATATTCTAAATAAAGATGAAATTGAAGGCGTAATTGCCCACGAAATTGCTCATATAAAAAATAGAGATACCCTAATAATGACAATTACCGCAACTATTGCTGGGGCAATTTCTATGATTTCAAATTTTGCAATGTTTTTTGGTGGTGGAAATAATCAAGAAAATCGCAACCAAAATGGTTTTGTAATTCTCATCGTTTCAATTATTGCACCAATTGCCGCAATGCTAGTGCAAATGGCAATCTCAAGAACAAGGGAATATCAAGCAGATGAAATTGGGGCAAAAATTTCTGGCAAACCACTTGCACTTGCTTCAGCTTTACAAAAAATATCTGGCAAAGCACAAATTATTGATAACCAAACCGCGGAAGAAAACCCAGCAACTGCTCATATGTTTATAATAAACCCGCTACACGCAAGGGCAGTTGATGGCTTGTTTTCAACGCACCCAAACCCTGCAAATCGCATTGAAAAATTGAAGCAAATGGCAGGCGAAAATAATTTTAATCAAGCAAATGAAATTGATTATAATAAGGTTACTAAAAAAGGCAGTTTTTGA
- the nspC gene encoding carboxynorspermidine decarboxylase, giving the protein MKNITEIFKDIKTPAYVLDEAKLIKNLETAKRLKTEANCKIVLALKGFSMFAIFPLIREYLDGTTASGFNEAMLGYETFGKEVHTYSPAYTEEDIEKLIPISNHLSFNTISQLEKFYQKIKSQNKNLHIGLRVNPLLSLVKNSEMYNPCSPCSRLGENIENINDALFEKISGLHFHILCENLAEDSIKMIDEIEAKFSQYFRKISWINFGGGHYINHPDYNLEKLISRVKNFKNKYPHIEVIFEPGGAIAYDAGWLVASVLDVVRNQKNILILDTSATAHMPDVIEMPYRPRVINSGLSNEKKYTYLMGGNTCLSGDIIGEYSFDKEVKAGDKIIFEDMMQYTMVKNTTFNGIALPDIAILRKNGDYEIVKSFNYQDFKMRLS; this is encoded by the coding sequence ATGAAAAATATCACAGAAATTTTTAAGGACATAAAAACCCCAGCCTATGTGCTTGATGAGGCGAAATTAATCAAAAATCTTGAAACCGCAAAAAGGCTAAAAACTGAAGCAAATTGCAAAATTGTGTTAGCACTCAAAGGCTTTTCAATGTTCGCAATTTTCCCGCTAATCCGCGAATATTTAGATGGCACAACCGCCAGTGGTTTTAATGAAGCGATGCTCGGCTATGAAACTTTCGGCAAGGAAGTTCACACTTATTCCCCAGCTTATACTGAGGAAGATATTGAAAAATTAATCCCGATTTCAAATCATCTTTCATTTAATACAATCTCTCAGCTAGAAAAATTTTATCAAAAAATAAAATCACAAAATAAAAATTTACATATCGGGCTTCGCGTTAACCCCTTGCTTAGCCTTGTTAAAAATAGCGAAATGTATAATCCCTGCTCGCCTTGTTCAAGGCTTGGTGAAAATATTGAAAATATTAATGATGCATTATTTGAAAAAATTTCAGGGCTACATTTTCATATTTTATGTGAAAATTTAGCAGAAGATTCCATCAAAATGATTGATGAAATTGAGGCAAAATTCAGCCAATATTTCCGCAAAATTTCTTGGATTAATTTTGGCGGTGGTCATTATATTAATCACCCAGATTATAATTTGGAAAAATTAATTTCTCGTGTCAAAAATTTCAAAAATAAATATCCACATATTGAAGTTATTTTTGAACCGGGCGGTGCGATTGCCTATGATGCAGGTTGGCTTGTTGCCTCAGTTTTAGATGTTGTCCGAAATCAGAAAAATATTTTGATTTTAGATACTTCCGCAACCGCACATATGCCAGATGTTATTGAAATGCCTTATCGCCCTAGGGTGATAAATTCAGGGCTTTCAAATGAGAAAAAATATACTTATTTAATGGGTGGCAACACCTGCCTTTCAGGCGATATTATCGGCGAATATTCCTTTGATAAAGAAGTGAAAGCAGGGGATAAAATTATCTTTGAAGATATGATGCAATATACAATGGTTAAAAATACTACCTTTAATGGAATTGCCCTGCCTGATATAGCTATCTTAAGAAAAAATGGCGATTATGAAATTGTAAAATCCTTTAATTATCAAGATTTCAAAATGCGTCTTAGTTGA
- a CDS encoding aminotransferase class IV yields MPLKILINNEILDAENAKISVRDRGFRFGDGVFETIPFYNKICYHFDYHMERLKEGINSIGIYYSFLELKSQVENLINLNQIQDGFVRIIITRGEGSRGYMPTYETEPSLVIEIVERPKMERQSAKLKISKYRKIPSECLPSNQKLMNGLSYSLVKENARKEGFFDGLMLSIDDKICECGAANIFWFKGNKLYTPSLKSPCVAGVTRRIILELSPFEVIEGDFNYLSLSGADEVFITNVTLGVYPVEIIEPSLFKNGKGYKKTNELNEIYLSDIKSKTL; encoded by the coding sequence ATGCCCCTTAAGATATTGATAAATAATGAGATATTAGACGCAGAAAATGCCAAAATTTCTGTGCGAGATAGGGGTTTTCGCTTTGGTGATGGCGTGTTTGAAACAATTCCGTTTTACAATAAAATCTGCTATCATTTTGATTATCACATGGAAAGGCTGAAGGAGGGGATTAATTCTATAGGTATTTATTATTCATTTCTTGAACTTAAAAGCCAGGTTGAAAACCTTATAAATCTTAATCAAATTCAAGATGGTTTTGTTAGAATTATAATTACAAGAGGTGAGGGAAGCCGAGGCTATATGCCTACTTACGAAACTGAGCCTTCACTTGTAATTGAGATTGTTGAACGCCCTAAAATGGAGCGCCAAAGTGCGAAATTGAAAATATCAAAATATCGCAAAATTCCATCTGAATGTCTGCCTAGTAACCAAAAATTGATGAATGGTCTAAGCTATAGCTTAGTTAAAGAAAATGCCAGAAAAGAAGGTTTTTTTGATGGTTTAATGCTTTCAATAGATGATAAAATTTGTGAGTGTGGGGCTGCAAATATCTTCTGGTTTAAGGGCAATAAATTATACACACCAAGCCTTAAAAGCCCCTGTGTAGCAGGCGTAACAAGAAGAATTATTCTTGAACTCTCGCCTTTTGAAGTAATTGAAGGTGATTTTAATTATTTAAGTTTATCAGGTGCTGATGAAGTTTTTATTACAAATGTTACGCTTGGGGTTTATCCGGTTGAAATAATTGAACCAAGCCTTTTCAAAAATGGCAAAGGATACAAAAAAACCAATGAATTAAATGAGATTTATCTTTCGGATATTAAATCTAAAACTTTATAA